The Thermococcus henrietii genome segment GCTTTAAAACGTCGAACCTGAATAGCTCCACTCCACACAAAGCCCCTAACAACGAGAGGAGAAAAGCAGAAGGATAAAAGAGGCCTCCAGCCCTCAGCGGGAGGACTGGGCAATCCTCTCGATTTCTTCCTTCTTGCTGTAGGCGAAGCTCTTCGGGTCCTTGTTGGCGGCGGCAATGATTTCCTCGGCGAGGGCCTGGGCAAAGGTGGTCTTGTTGCGGTAGCACTTTATGCTCGCACCGAGGGCAATGTTCTTGAGGGCAATGTCGAGCCTCCTGAGTGGGGAAACGTCAACGGCCATGTGGTAGCGGATTCCACCGAATGCGATGGTAGTGGTGTCCTCCCTCGGGGCGGAGTTCTCGATGGCCCTTATGAGAACCTGAATCGGGTTCTGCTTGGTTCTTCTCTCGATAATCATGAAGGCCTCCTTGACGACCTCGTAGGCCTTCATCTTCTTGCTCATTATCGAGCGGTGCTCGCGCCTCATGAAGTGACCGCCGGCCTTGAAGTGGCTGGCACCGCTTCTCATGACCTTGTTGATGAGCCTCTCAACGATGTGAACCTGGGCCTTGCCAAAGGGCTTCTTGGCGTGCCTGCCGTGGCTGTGCGGGAGGATTCTCGCGTCGAGGTTTATGTAAGGCCTCAGCGAGGGGTCGTTGACGACGACGTCCTCAACGCTCCAGCGTCCCATGACCTTAAGCTCCTTCGGGATGAAAAAGCGCTCGGTAAGCGGCTTGGCCATTCTCCTTCACCTCCTCGGCTTCTCCTTCCTTCCCTTGACGAGCTCCTTGAGGCTGACCCTGTTGACCTTGACGACCTTGTAGCGGATTCCGGGGATATCACCCATCGAACCGCCCTTAGGACCGCCGATTCCCTCGATGATGACCTCATCGTGCTCGTCAATGTGGTTTATAGCTCCGTCACCTGGGGTGAAGGCGGTGACGACCTTACCGTTCTTGATGAGCTGAACACGAACCGCCTTACGCATTCCCGAGTTCGGCTGCTTGGCCTCGACGGCTATCTTCTCAAGGACGATTCCCCTGGCCTGCGGAGCGCCCTCGAGCGGGTCACTCTTCTCCTTGAGCCTGAGAACTCTCCTCTTGTAGCGGATGTCGCTCCAGCGGAACTTCTTCCTCTTGAGCTTGAGCTTTCTACCGGCAAATTCACCATACGGAGCCTTCTTTCCGGGCATGA includes the following:
- a CDS encoding 30S ribosomal protein S12, whose amino-acid sequence is MPGKKAPYGEFAGRKLKLKRKKFRWSDIRYKRRVLRLKEKSDPLEGAPQARGIVLEKIAVEAKQPNSGMRKAVRVQLIKNGKVVTAFTPGDGAINHIDEHDEVIIEGIGGPKGGSMGDIPGIRYKVVKVNRVSLKELVKGRKEKPRR
- the rpsG gene encoding 30S ribosomal protein S7; the encoded protein is MAKPLTERFFIPKELKVMGRWSVEDVVVNDPSLRPYINLDARILPHSHGRHAKKPFGKAQVHIVERLINKVMRSGASHFKAGGHFMRREHRSIMSKKMKAYEVVKEAFMIIERRTKQNPIQVLIRAIENSAPREDTTTIAFGGIRYHMAVDVSPLRRLDIALKNIALGASIKCYRNKTTFAQALAEEIIAAANKDPKSFAYSKKEEIERIAQSSR